The genomic segment GAGACGTTTTTTGGTCTGGGAGAACTCCTTGGTCATGATTTCGATATCGGTAATCTGCCCCTGGGTTCCGGCCATCGGCTGATGAATCATAATTCGGGCGTTGGGCAGCGCCGCTCTTTTTCCTTTGGTGCCGGCGCAGAGCAGGAAAGAGCCCATCGATGCCGCCAAACCCATGCAGGTGGTGGCGACATCCGGTTTGATGAAACGCATGGTGTCGTAGATTGCGAGACCGGCTGTAACCGAGCCGCCCGGAGAATTTATGTAGATGAAAATATCCTTCTCAGGGTCTTCGGCTTCCAGAAAGAGCAACTGGGCGATGACAAGATTTGCGAGATGGTCATCGATGGGGGCGCCGATGAA from the Candidatus Zixiibacteriota bacterium genome contains:
- a CDS encoding ATP-dependent Clp protease proteolytic subunit — its product is MLIPMVVEQTGRGERAYDIYSRLLKDRIIFIGAPIDDHLANLVIAQLLFLEAEDPEKDIFIYINSPGGSVTAGLAIYDTMRFIKPDVATTCMGLAASMGSFLLCAGTKGKRAALPNARIMIHQPMAGTQGQITDIEIMTKEFSQTKKRL